A stretch of the Archangium violaceum genome encodes the following:
- a CDS encoding N,N-dimethylformamidase beta subunit family domain-containing protein codes for MRAGRGAGVLAGVLLLSGLLWGGCHDTTLRSQQDPPENGGGGGGEPQPLPRQSQPNPIPEENKLPGDRRWRGGSAAPEGALEFYTSTESAAAGEVVGVKVSTDTETAVTAELFRIGYYGGAGARKVWSGGPFRTGAQAPCERDVPTARIECDWNDTFSIPIDPSWVSGLYVVKLSLPDGGMRFTPFVVRDQRAADILYTPNFTTYQAYNTWGGTSLYFDAAMATPFGRAREVSFNRPYKDSNGAGKTFYLDINFIQLMEREGYDVTYGTQLDFMRFSNLLEGIGAFVIAAQDEYWPVEERDQVEAALAGGKTSLVYFGGNGGYWRVRFRSDTKGNPLRTQVCYKNESDLDPQPGSTVRFRDAPSNRPESNLFGAMYEGWQLVMFPMVVADASHWLFEGTGLTQGTLLQGLLGYEYDKAFPSLPGAPSGVRISMSSPVVSGEGVPSYSTAVDYTTPQGRLVFSAGSICWGLGLGTDPELRDPRVERMTLNVLERALTHRRPARTLAPVKSAGPVVSPPDAQWARRVEAFAGQAGVAGFSDGPAAEARFQAPTGLAVTPSGEVVVADTGNNSIRLIQTDAARTVVTLAGNGKLGHANGPGAQAMFRYPTAVAVGPAGEIYVADSENHVIRLLKREESGWTVSTLAGQPSRSGFADGPAARARFNRPMALAVDAAGNLYIADQVGNRIRMLRADTQEVVTIAGTGAGGRQDAAIGTKATLNNPTALALGKDGFLYVFEAGNQLVRRVSLSAPHAVEAVAGRREGYVFGFADGTGDVARFRAQLGMSLSADGRVVLADTGNFRIRKVEPATDSAPARVITIAGSGQLGTRLGSGDVADIVAPTGLATDANGWFYVSDSYNHAIRLIVP; via the coding sequence ATGAGAGCAGGACGTGGGGCTGGGGTTCTGGCGGGTGTCTTGTTGTTGTCTGGATTGCTGTGGGGTGGATGTCATGACACCACCCTGCGATCGCAACAGGACCCTCCGGAGAATGGTGGTGGTGGCGGCGGTGAGCCCCAGCCGCTTCCGCGTCAATCCCAGCCCAATCCCATTCCCGAGGAGAACAAGCTCCCGGGCGATCGCCGGTGGCGGGGTGGCTCGGCGGCACCTGAGGGGGCGCTCGAGTTCTATACCTCCACGGAGTCCGCCGCGGCGGGCGAGGTCGTCGGGGTAAAGGTTTCCACCGACACGGAGACAGCCGTCACCGCCGAGCTGTTCCGTATCGGCTATTACGGTGGAGCGGGGGCCCGCAAGGTGTGGAGTGGGGGGCCCTTCCGGACGGGGGCGCAGGCGCCGTGCGAGCGTGATGTGCCGACGGCACGCATCGAGTGCGACTGGAACGACACGTTCTCCATTCCCATCGACCCCTCGTGGGTCTCCGGGCTCTACGTCGTGAAGCTCAGCCTGCCCGATGGCGGCATGCGATTCACACCCTTCGTCGTCAGGGATCAGCGCGCGGCGGACATCCTCTATACGCCGAACTTCACCACCTATCAGGCGTACAACACCTGGGGGGGCACGAGCCTCTACTTCGACGCCGCCATGGCGACGCCGTTCGGCCGTGCGCGCGAGGTGTCCTTCAATCGTCCCTACAAGGATTCCAACGGGGCCGGGAAGACGTTCTACCTCGACATCAACTTCATCCAGTTGATGGAGCGCGAGGGCTATGACGTCACCTATGGGACGCAGCTGGACTTCATGCGCTTCTCCAACCTCCTCGAGGGCATCGGGGCCTTCGTCATCGCGGCCCAGGACGAGTATTGGCCGGTGGAGGAGCGGGATCAGGTCGAGGCCGCGCTGGCGGGCGGGAAGACGAGCCTCGTCTACTTCGGTGGAAATGGCGGCTACTGGCGCGTCCGGTTCCGCTCGGACACGAAGGGCAATCCGCTCCGGACGCAGGTCTGTTACAAGAACGAGTCGGATCTGGATCCCCAGCCGGGCTCGACGGTGCGCTTCCGGGACGCGCCCTCGAATCGCCCCGAGAGCAACCTCTTCGGGGCCATGTACGAGGGCTGGCAGCTCGTCATGTTCCCGATGGTGGTGGCCGATGCCTCGCACTGGCTCTTCGAGGGCACGGGGCTCACCCAGGGCACGTTGCTGCAGGGGCTCCTGGGCTACGAGTATGACAAGGCTTTCCCCTCGCTGCCCGGCGCTCCCTCGGGTGTCCGCATCAGCATGTCGAGCCCCGTGGTCAGCGGTGAGGGCGTGCCGTCCTACAGCACCGCGGTGGACTACACCACGCCACAGGGGCGGCTGGTGTTCTCGGCGGGCTCCATCTGCTGGGGGCTCGGTCTGGGGACGGACCCGGAGCTGAGGGATCCCCGCGTGGAGCGCATGACGCTCAACGTGCTCGAGCGCGCGCTGACGCACCGTCGGCCGGCGCGGACGCTGGCGCCCGTGAAGAGCGCGGGGCCGGTGGTGTCTCCGCCGGATGCTCAGTGGGCCCGGCGCGTGGAGGCCTTCGCCGGGCAGGCCGGCGTGGCGGGTTTCAGTGATGGTCCCGCGGCGGAGGCCCGTTTCCAGGCCCCCACCGGACTGGCCGTCACCCCGAGTGGCGAGGTGGTGGTCGCCGATACCGGCAACAACAGCATCCGGCTCATCCAGACGGATGCCGCGCGCACCGTCGTCACACTCGCGGGGAACGGGAAGCTCGGGCACGCCAATGGCCCTGGCGCTCAGGCGATGTTCCGCTATCCCACGGCGGTGGCGGTGGGCCCGGCCGGTGAAATCTACGTGGCGGATTCCGAGAACCACGTCATCCGCCTGTTGAAGCGTGAAGAGTCCGGCTGGACGGTGAGCACGCTCGCGGGGCAGCCCTCCCGGTCGGGCTTCGCCGATGGGCCGGCCGCCAGGGCGCGCTTCAACCGGCCCATGGCGCTCGCCGTCGACGCCGCCGGCAACCTCTATATCGCCGACCAGGTGGGCAATCGCATCCGCATGCTCCGCGCCGACACGCAGGAGGTCGTGACGATCGCCGGCACGGGCGCCGGGGGCAGGCAGGACGCGGCCATCGGCACGAAGGCCACCCTCAACAATCCCACCGCGCTCGCGCTCGGCAAGGACGGCTTCCTGTATGTGTTCGAGGCGGGCAACCAGCTCGTGCGCCGCGTCTCCCTCTCCGCGCCCCACGCGGTCGAGGCCGTCGCCGGCCGGCGGGAGGGGTATGTGTTTGGCTTCGCGGATGGCACGGGTGACGTGGCGCGGTTCCGCGCGCAGCTGGGCATGTCGTTGTCCGCGGATGGACGGGTGGTCCTCGCCGACACGGGCAACTTCCGCATCCGCAAGGTGGAGCCCGCCACGGACAGCGCTCCCGCCCGGGTCATCACCATCGCCGGCTCGGGACAGCTCGGCACGCGCCTCGGCTCCGGGGACGTGGCGGACATCGTCGCGCCCACGGGGCTCGCCACCGACGCCAACGGGTGGTTCTACGTGAGCGACTCGTACAACCACGCCATCCGGCTCATCGTTCCCTGA
- a CDS encoding right-handed parallel beta-helix repeat-containing protein, translated as MKQFNKWPPFVSSLLLACVVSACEGNAIHKPETQAPSVGAPDSEEVPQTPSETPSEQPDTQAPGSPTEPEGTAGSPAPASPPDSPSTVGSPVTTPTYNKVWVVSTTGNDAASGSATAPLKTISRAITLAGPGDLIRVLSGTYTERVLISGSVRSGTATAPITLKGEGKPRIILGSVNGALMVVEKPYWLISGFNIDLQNRKAFGVAFTSNLQGTKLSDSEIHHGNYGAGVSFHYSANGATLENNHIHHIFISGDDAHGVLIQPTARNITVRNNVIHDNSGDAIQCYSEDGSVPGAPADGILIEGNDLYGNIEQSLDIKTCYNVTVRRNKMHLARRHPTLGGNGAMVVHMSAKNILIEDNDFYDAGLAIGVGGNRYGAYPSGIVIRRNRIRDMITDGGMTGGGLQLAVSTGTQVYNNTFTRLQGPALTVGTGDGGPTENLVVKNNIIDAAYVLRLGTQAPGLKMNSNLYRPGASFRGSSSWTLSQWKAKGQDANSLESSTLLNSAETLAPAPAAVDRGEKLGLSFCGAAPDIGAVESGC; from the coding sequence GTGAAGCAATTCAACAAGTGGCCCCCATTCGTTTCATCCCTGCTGCTGGCTTGTGTGGTCTCCGCCTGTGAGGGGAACGCGATCCACAAGCCCGAGACGCAGGCACCCTCCGTCGGAGCTCCTGATTCCGAGGAGGTACCTCAGACGCCCTCCGAGACGCCCTCCGAGCAGCCGGACACCCAGGCGCCGGGCTCTCCCACCGAGCCCGAGGGCACCGCGGGATCTCCAGCACCCGCTTCGCCACCCGACAGCCCATCGACCGTGGGCTCGCCTGTCACCACGCCGACCTACAACAAGGTGTGGGTGGTGAGCACCACGGGCAATGACGCGGCCTCCGGGTCGGCGACGGCGCCCCTGAAGACGATCTCCCGTGCCATCACCCTCGCCGGTCCGGGCGACCTCATCCGGGTGCTCTCCGGCACCTACACCGAGCGCGTGCTCATCTCCGGTTCCGTTCGCAGTGGCACGGCGACCGCTCCCATCACCCTCAAGGGCGAGGGCAAGCCGCGCATCATCCTGGGCTCGGTGAACGGGGCGTTGATGGTGGTGGAGAAGCCGTACTGGCTCATCAGCGGCTTCAACATCGACCTCCAGAACCGCAAGGCCTTCGGGGTGGCCTTCACCAGCAACCTCCAGGGGACGAAGCTCTCCGATTCGGAGATCCACCACGGCAACTACGGTGCCGGTGTGAGCTTCCACTACAGCGCCAATGGGGCCACCCTCGAGAACAATCACATCCACCACATCTTCATCAGCGGGGATGACGCGCACGGCGTGCTCATCCAGCCCACGGCGCGCAACATCACCGTGCGTAACAACGTCATCCACGACAACTCGGGTGACGCCATCCAGTGCTACAGCGAGGATGGTTCCGTGCCCGGTGCCCCGGCCGATGGCATCCTCATCGAGGGCAACGACCTGTACGGCAACATCGAGCAGTCGTTGGACATCAAGACCTGCTACAACGTCACCGTCCGCCGCAACAAGATGCACCTCGCCCGGCGCCACCCGACCCTGGGAGGCAATGGCGCGATGGTGGTGCACATGTCGGCCAAGAACATCCTCATCGAGGACAACGACTTCTACGACGCGGGTCTGGCCATCGGCGTGGGGGGCAACCGCTACGGCGCGTATCCCTCGGGTATCGTCATCCGCCGCAACCGCATCCGGGACATGATCACCGACGGCGGGATGACGGGCGGCGGCCTGCAGCTGGCGGTCTCGACGGGGACGCAGGTGTACAACAACACCTTCACCCGGCTGCAGGGTCCGGCGCTCACCGTGGGCACCGGTGACGGTGGGCCGACCGAGAACCTGGTGGTGAAGAACAACATCATCGACGCCGCCTACGTCCTGAGGCTGGGCACCCAGGCGCCGGGGTTGAAGATGAACAGCAACCTCTACCGGCCCGGTGCGTCCTTCAGGGGGAGCTCGTCGTGGACCCTGTCCCAGTGGAAGGCGAAGGGTCAGGACGCCAACTCGCTCGAGTCCAGCACCCTGCTCAACAGCGCGGAAACCCTGGCGCCCGCGCCGGCCGCCGTGGATCGCGGTGAGAAGCTGGGCCTCTCGTTCTGCGGGGCCGCTCCGGACATCGGGGCCGTGGAATCCGGCTGCTAG
- a CDS encoding glycosyltransferase family 4 protein, with translation MKGLRIALLMNLAPRKQGSLEDWILAFCREAARRDHQVDAWLREPMLPSFVSELKASGARLEKLVEFEASGLMPMTRRLGSYDVIHLNFISPRGTLAAAAYAAWPAQVLYTAHSDHVEVNEHVVRRSLRWAVNHATMFRVHSLAGVSEHVRIKEGRRFGLYPHRSRTIFNGVDTRRFHPRTRPQGGLVELITVANLVENKGVHHLLRALGRLRSPMVRLRVVGDGPAQPSLRALAVELGIQHQTEFLGLRNDVHELLSTSDICIQPALAEAFGLTIAEAMACGCAVVASRVGGIPELIEHGRNGLLVEPGDEAGLAAALERLVDDPALRHQFGMASRQRACERFDLSQTVRRHVDWCEEAVGLVSKPMSRFTSAPELPVQEALEPRASYQAGPRSL, from the coding sequence ATGAAGGGGCTTCGCATCGCACTGCTGATGAATCTGGCTCCGCGAAAGCAGGGTTCGCTGGAGGACTGGATCCTCGCCTTCTGTCGGGAGGCCGCGCGGCGCGATCACCAGGTGGATGCCTGGTTGCGCGAGCCCATGCTTCCGTCCTTCGTGTCGGAGCTGAAGGCGAGCGGCGCGCGCCTGGAGAAGCTGGTGGAGTTCGAGGCGTCCGGACTGATGCCGATGACCCGGCGTCTGGGCTCGTATGACGTCATCCACCTCAACTTCATCTCTCCCAGGGGCACGCTGGCGGCGGCGGCCTACGCCGCGTGGCCGGCACAGGTGCTGTATACCGCACACTCGGATCACGTCGAGGTGAACGAGCATGTGGTCCGGCGGAGCCTGCGGTGGGCGGTGAATCACGCCACGATGTTCCGCGTGCACAGCCTGGCGGGCGTCTCCGAGCACGTCCGCATCAAGGAGGGCCGGCGCTTCGGGCTCTACCCCCACCGCTCCCGTACCATCTTCAATGGGGTGGATACCCGGCGCTTCCATCCTCGCACCCGGCCGCAGGGCGGACTGGTGGAGCTCATCACCGTCGCCAACCTGGTGGAGAACAAGGGCGTCCACCACCTGCTGCGTGCGCTCGGGCGCCTGCGCTCCCCGATGGTGCGCCTGCGTGTCGTCGGGGACGGTCCGGCGCAGCCGTCGCTGCGTGCGCTCGCGGTGGAGCTCGGTATCCAGCACCAGACGGAGTTCCTGGGGCTGCGCAATGATGTGCATGAGCTGCTGAGCACGTCGGACATCTGCATCCAGCCCGCCCTGGCGGAGGCGTTCGGCCTGACCATCGCGGAAGCCATGGCCTGTGGGTGTGCCGTGGTGGCCTCCCGCGTCGGCGGCATCCCCGAGCTCATCGAGCACGGCAGGAACGGTCTGCTGGTGGAACCCGGAGACGAGGCGGGACTCGCCGCCGCGCTCGAGCGCCTGGTGGACGACCCGGCGTTGCGGCATCAATTCGGGATGGCCTCACGGCAGCGCGCATGTGAGCGCTTCGATCTCTCCCAGACCGTGCGACGCCATGTGGACTGGTGTGAGGAGGCCGTCGGGTTGGTGTCCAAGCCCATGTCGCGCTTCACGTCCGCGCCAGAGCTACCGGTACAGGAGGCGCTCGAGCCGCGCGCCTCGTATCAGGCCGGGCCTCGAAGCCTGTAG
- a CDS encoding right-handed parallel beta-helix repeat-containing protein: protein MRSDSAFDSQNAPGFTPTSGQPASGQPGLPSSSQEGTPRAPEAPSSFAHEWVVSPTGNDAADGTASAPVRSISKALSLAGPGDIIRVRAGTYAERILISGSVRAGTPDAPITLQGEGKARIIPGSEPGALVVVERPNWVIRGFDIDVQNRAAFGVAFTGDNEGTLLADSEIHHANYGAGVSFHNGAHGATLENNHIHHISIKNKDAHGVLIQPTVRNVTVRDSVIHDNSGDAIQCYSPDGSVPAAPADGLVIEGNDLYNNIEQSLDIKTCYNVVVRRNKMHHARRHPTLGGNGAMVVHMSAKNILIEENEFYDAGAAIGVGGNRYGSMPSGIVIRRNRIRDMLTEGGMTGGGVILANSTGTQVLNNTFTRLQGPAFVVGRGDGGPTQDLVVKNNIIDAARSLEVGAQAPGLTMGSNLYPPGTTILKEGATLNLSQWQAQGQDATSSESDALLDPETLAPGPAAIDRGERLDLDGTCGAGPDIGAVESGC from the coding sequence GTGCGATCTGATAGCGCGTTCGACTCCCAGAACGCTCCGGGTTTCACCCCGACGAGCGGGCAGCCGGCGAGCGGGCAGCCGGGCCTTCCCTCGTCCTCCCAGGAGGGAACGCCCCGGGCGCCAGAGGCGCCGTCCTCGTTCGCGCACGAGTGGGTGGTGAGTCCCACGGGCAATGACGCGGCGGACGGCACGGCGTCGGCTCCCGTGCGCAGCATCTCCAAGGCGCTCTCCCTGGCCGGCCCCGGCGACATCATCCGGGTGCGTGCCGGCACCTATGCCGAGCGCATCCTCATCTCCGGCTCCGTCCGCGCGGGCACTCCGGACGCGCCCATCACCCTCCAGGGCGAGGGCAAGGCGCGCATCATCCCCGGCTCCGAGCCGGGCGCTCTCGTCGTCGTCGAGCGGCCGAACTGGGTCATCCGCGGCTTCGACATCGACGTGCAGAACCGCGCGGCCTTCGGCGTGGCCTTCACTGGAGACAACGAGGGCACGCTCCTCGCGGACTCGGAAATCCACCACGCCAATTACGGCGCCGGTGTCAGTTTCCACAATGGAGCTCACGGGGCGACCCTCGAGAACAATCACATCCACCACATCAGCATCAAGAACAAGGATGCGCATGGGGTGCTCATTCAGCCGACGGTGCGCAACGTCACCGTGCGCGACAGTGTCATTCATGACAACTCGGGCGACGCCATCCAGTGCTACAGCCCGGATGGTTCGGTGCCCGCCGCTCCGGCCGATGGGTTGGTCATCGAGGGCAACGATCTCTACAACAACATCGAGCAGTCGCTGGACATCAAGACCTGCTACAACGTGGTCGTCCGCCGCAACAAGATGCACCACGCCCGCCGCCACCCGACGTTGGGAGGCAACGGCGCCATGGTGGTGCACATGTCGGCCAAGAACATCCTCATCGAGGAGAACGAGTTCTATGACGCGGGCGCGGCCATCGGCGTAGGGGGAAACCGTTATGGCTCCATGCCCTCGGGCATCGTCATCCGCCGCAACCGCATCCGGGACATGCTCACGGAGGGGGGCATGACGGGCGGGGGCGTGATTCTGGCGAACTCGACGGGGACGCAGGTGTTGAACAACACCTTCACCCGGCTGCAGGGGCCGGCGTTCGTCGTGGGGCGGGGTGATGGCGGTCCGACGCAGGATCTGGTGGTGAAGAACAACATCATCGACGCGGCGCGGTCCCTGGAGGTGGGGGCGCAGGCGCCGGGGCTGACGATGGGCAGCAACCTCTACCCACCCGGGACCACCATCTTGAAGGAGGGCGCGACCCTGAACCTGTCCCAGTGGCAGGCCCAGGGACAGGATGCGACTTCCTCCGAGTCGGATGCCCTGCTCGACCCGGAGACGCTGGCGCCGGGACCGGCCGCCATCGACCGCGGTGAGCGTCTGGACCTGGATGGAACCTGTGGTGCGGGACCGGACATCGGCGCGGTGGAGTCTGGTTGCTAG
- a CDS encoding O-antigen ligase family protein, producing MGMGSKAVQSQDRWAFGFLLAFLAAIYVSPGEWIPGLERWRPALLTSAAATGLMLLGRMGRREPLWVDGQRGVLLITFCGLVFASLGWSLYPDATRFAAVELLKWVLVYLTLVNLVTSERRLHLVCLALVMGSLVTSHGVIAWHNAGVDMVEGYRARWIGVYADPNRMAMSVGIIVPLAVAFFVRKQSPWLLRLACGVAAAMAITAMVFSYSRGGFLGLVTAAATWVLLERRLARTLVVVAVAGAMLVLSPESFWTRTRSVSSYEEDASAMSRVQAWTVASRVSLEHPLLGVGAGTFPYAWRLYGPQESRAYAAHNIFLQVISDLGFLGLGLFLAFIGSALGPLWTLARDRERGWLARAIAAAVVGHLVSCLFAGFLVAVHFYVLFGLAACAERLARAKQPAPAEGSSGLSPVMPSSRENPSAWEAANTASGHISGQQR from the coding sequence ATGGGAATGGGAAGCAAGGCGGTGCAGAGCCAGGATCGCTGGGCCTTCGGCTTCCTGCTCGCGTTCCTGGCCGCCATCTACGTCAGCCCGGGCGAGTGGATCCCCGGCCTCGAGCGGTGGCGTCCGGCCCTGTTGACGTCGGCGGCGGCCACCGGATTGATGCTCCTTGGACGGATGGGGCGCCGGGAGCCGCTGTGGGTGGACGGACAGCGCGGGGTGTTGCTCATCACCTTCTGTGGGCTCGTCTTCGCGTCCCTGGGTTGGTCGCTGTACCCGGACGCCACGCGCTTCGCGGCGGTGGAGCTCCTCAAGTGGGTGCTCGTCTACCTGACACTGGTGAACCTGGTGACGAGCGAGCGGCGCCTGCATCTGGTGTGTCTGGCGCTCGTGATGGGCTCCCTCGTCACCTCGCACGGCGTCATCGCCTGGCACAACGCCGGAGTGGACATGGTGGAGGGCTACCGCGCGCGGTGGATAGGCGTGTACGCGGACCCCAACCGCATGGCGATGAGCGTGGGCATCATCGTACCGCTGGCGGTGGCCTTCTTCGTGCGCAAGCAGAGTCCGTGGCTGCTGCGTCTGGCCTGTGGCGTGGCCGCGGCCATGGCCATCACCGCCATGGTGTTCAGCTACTCGCGAGGCGGCTTCCTCGGACTGGTGACGGCCGCCGCGACGTGGGTGCTGTTGGAGCGCCGCCTGGCTCGCACCCTCGTCGTCGTGGCCGTGGCCGGGGCCATGCTGGTGCTCTCGCCGGAGAGCTTCTGGACGCGCACCCGCTCGGTGTCCAGCTATGAGGAGGATGCCTCGGCGATGAGCCGCGTCCAGGCGTGGACGGTGGCCTCCCGGGTGAGCCTGGAGCACCCGCTGTTGGGAGTGGGCGCGGGCACCTTCCCCTACGCGTGGCGACTCTACGGGCCGCAGGAGTCGCGGGCGTATGCCGCGCACAACATCTTCCTGCAGGTCATCTCGGACCTGGGCTTCCTGGGGCTGGGGCTCTTCCTGGCCTTCATCGGCTCGGCGCTCGGGCCGCTGTGGACGCTCGCGCGGGACAGGGAGCGGGGCTGGCTGGCACGGGCCATCGCCGCGGCGGTGGTGGGGCACCTGGTGTCCTGCCTCTTCGCGGGCTTCCTGGTGGCCGTGCACTTCTACGTGCTGTTCGGCCTGGCGGCATGCGCGGAGCGGTTGGCCCGCGCGAAACAACCCGCGCCCGCGGAGGGCTCGTCCGGCCTGTCCCCGGTGATGCCATCCTCTCGGGAGAACCCCTCCGCCTGGGAAGCCGCGAACACGGCGTCCGGACACATCTCCGGCCAGCAGCGGTGA
- a CDS encoding NAD(P)-dependent alcohol dehydrogenase has product MGHPVRAAVLQVVNGPFAIDEVELESPRTGELRVRVTASGICHTDLTFRAGAGRFPFPAVLGHEGAGVVEAVGDGVTDFVPGDAVVLSYFSCRACGTCARRHHAYCEHGYAGNFSGARPDGSFPMRWHGEPIRSSFFHQSSFATHVLAHQHNAVKVDASAPLELLAPLGCGFQTGAGAVLEAFRLEAGQQLAVYGAGAVGLAAIMAARVAGAARIIAVDLSAERLELARELGATDTFLAHEPELTKTILKRTRGGVDLALECVGSPQVLRQAFDVTRPLGTCALLGLPGRGAEVSLPMSALLSGKKLVGILEGNADPKTFIPRLVSLHAEGRFPIEKLSRPYAFEAINDAVHDMETRTAIKPVLHMHGGRTP; this is encoded by the coding sequence ATGGGTCATCCGGTGCGCGCCGCGGTGCTGCAGGTGGTGAATGGTCCCTTCGCCATCGACGAGGTCGAGCTCGAGTCGCCGCGGACGGGCGAGCTGCGGGTGCGGGTGACGGCGAGCGGCATCTGTCACACCGACCTCACCTTCCGGGCGGGCGCGGGCCGCTTCCCCTTCCCCGCCGTGCTCGGCCACGAAGGCGCGGGCGTGGTGGAGGCCGTGGGCGACGGCGTGACGGACTTCGTGCCCGGCGACGCGGTGGTGCTCAGCTACTTCTCGTGCCGCGCGTGTGGCACGTGCGCACGCCGCCATCACGCGTATTGCGAGCACGGGTACGCGGGGAACTTCTCCGGTGCCAGGCCTGATGGCTCCTTCCCCATGCGGTGGCACGGTGAGCCGATTCGCTCCAGCTTCTTCCACCAGTCCTCGTTCGCCACGCACGTGCTGGCGCACCAGCACAACGCGGTGAAGGTCGACGCGTCCGCGCCGCTCGAGCTGCTCGCGCCGCTGGGCTGCGGGTTCCAGACCGGCGCGGGCGCGGTGCTCGAGGCGTTCCGGCTCGAAGCCGGGCAGCAGCTCGCGGTGTACGGAGCGGGCGCCGTTGGCCTCGCGGCCATCATGGCGGCGCGAGTCGCCGGCGCGGCGCGCATCATCGCCGTGGACCTCAGCGCGGAGCGGCTCGAGCTGGCGCGCGAGTTGGGCGCCACCGACACCTTCCTGGCGCACGAGCCCGAGCTCACGAAGACGATTCTGAAGCGAACCCGGGGCGGCGTGGACCTCGCCCTGGAGTGCGTGGGCTCACCCCAGGTGCTGCGTCAGGCGTTCGACGTGACGCGGCCCCTGGGCACCTGCGCGTTGCTCGGCCTGCCCGGTCGCGGCGCGGAGGTCTCGCTCCCGATGAGCGCGCTCCTCTCCGGGAAGAAGCTGGTGGGCATCCTGGAGGGGAATGCCGACCCGAAGACCTTCATTCCGCGCCTGGTCTCCCTGCACGCGGAAGGACGGTTTCCCATCGAGAAGCTGAGCCGCCCCTATGCCTTCGAGGCCATCAACGACGCGGTTCACGACATGGAGACGCGCACGGCAATCAAGCCGGTGCTGCACATGCACGGAGGAAGGACACCATGA